A region of the Dysidea avara chromosome 9, odDysAvar1.4, whole genome shotgun sequence genome:
TTAAATATTCGTTTTCACTGCACAATAAAACTTATTTTCTATTCTGACTAACTGTTGACAATAAATTCCATGTCATATGAAGCGACTACCCCAGACCTCATCATCCTTAGTGAGACAATGTAGTCACCAGTTTATGCTAGTACAGTGGCTAAGCAAAATAATCGTTCACTCTTTGATAAAAAAAAAGCACCAAACGTGGTACAATATTTTTGCttgattcatactatttcatattagatatggtgctACTAAAATTATCAATCATGTCCCGTTCAAAtaacacacgcgcgcacacacacacacaaataaaactgtACCAATGGAGCCATTAAAGTGCTTAATAGCAAAATATTTGTACTAAGACTGTGCATCTACATAAACACAAtatcaagggaggtgtccatccaggtcattaccTTGCAGTGTTGAGGGTCAAGGTATACAAAGccatacatgtacaatgtattttaTTGGATGGTTCAAATGGCATTTGTCCCTTTTTGTTACTGCAGAAGTTTAACAATTTGACTGATTTGTAAAGTATCTCATTATTAGTATAAGACCAGGAGGAAACAtccaggtggtcaggttgtctTCTCCTTGTCATATACATAAAAATTACAGGAAGAAAACATCCTGATCACCtagcagactcctgtaagcgtttgagtgGTAATCGGATGGCTACAGGTTCAAGGTTcaaggtgtcctacagaccttcagcacttgtgctgtaaagccttaataaaataaaCAGTACTCTAATTAAACAATGTCAAATagtttcctgactgctctattagagtagttgactcaGTAACATGAATTTCACCAGCTGGAATGcatatattaaaataaaacCAGAACTGTCTATCAAGTAGTTTGATATGAACAAGTTATCAGCTATACAACTAtcccataataattatgtagaacAAATCTGGGAACAAACACATAGCAAAGAATTTAGTTGTTTCATCCGACAGTGAGCACATCATCTCTCTACTTTTAGTAGTGGCTGAAGTGAGTGTAAACATGTCATATGGTTGAATATATTACATCACAAAATGTTATCACAACAAAATGGTGGTTAGTTACTGTTCTGTGGTATCCATGGGTTGCTACTCACACTTAATCATATGATCAGCCCCACCCACCCTGCACATGATCCACAACTAGGTTACCATGGTAATTCTACCAAATAAGACATACAATGACATCACACATAGACAATCCAACTCACAGGATGTGTTAGTTCAAATACTAGTCTACAAGCAATCTGATGGTGACCACCCTCCATCTTGTTAAGTACCTCCATTATTTTATGACCTAGCCCAACCTGTTGAAGTCTTGTACATAATGATGATGTCGGCTCAGTGATGGAATGGACAACCTAGTTAGAGAATTTCAATGATTACATTTCATGAACTCCTTACTTTTTTGCTGTTCTGTGTATTGTACAGACTTTTATAACGTAGAGTTGGTTGTAACAGGATCACTGTAAAAAATGACCCGAGTTCTATATCCCTGGAGCTCACTGCTGAAGGGTCACCCTTCAATATATAGAGAGAATTATAGAGTAAAGCATTGAGAATTTCATCTATACATTTCCATTGGGGGAACCCTCTAAGTACAAGGCATCATGTGACATCTTCC
Encoded here:
- the LOC136266208 gene encoding uncharacterized protein isoform X1; its protein translation is MQQAISDQVIHLTAARKVFTEMFTSLIELNTIATDMKGDPSAVSSRDIELGSFFTVILLQPTLRYKSLYNTQNSKKVVHSITEPTSSLCTRLQQVGLGHKIMEVLNKMEGGHHQIACRLVFELTHPNYHGNLVVDHVQGGWG
- the LOC136266208 gene encoding uncharacterized protein isoform X2, with the translated sequence MQQAISDQVIHLTAARKVFTEMFTSLIELNTIATDMKVVHSITEPTSSLCTRLQQVGLGHKIMEVLNKMEGGHHQIACRLVFELTHPNYHGNLVVDHVQGGWG